The proteins below are encoded in one region of Sulfitobacter sp. SK012:
- a CDS encoding DUF6505 family protein, with product MKLARAIHFDESDQRVFHIPARTGEWCISGGFEFSNWTEGDLIGKARQAFSNGWFGLETGGRVTFVAVTQIEASEVGTLTVILAQHFVTYYGAPSIEAARPVAAEELNQMIEMCEDHDPNLLLTVARELTSAGVNEAYRSIEPQDAGIDQFAIHGSVDEYEL from the coding sequence ATGAAACTCGCCCGCGCGATCCATTTTGACGAAAGTGACCAACGGGTATTTCACATTCCTGCCCGCACCGGCGAATGGTGCATTTCGGGCGGTTTCGAGTTTTCCAATTGGACCGAAGGCGATCTGATCGGCAAAGCGCGCCAAGCCTTTTCAAACGGCTGGTTTGGCCTTGAGACGGGCGGGCGCGTGACGTTTGTGGCCGTCACACAGATTGAAGCCTCCGAGGTCGGCACCTTAACAGTCATTCTGGCGCAGCATTTTGTCACCTATTATGGCGCTCCCTCAATCGAGGCGGCACGCCCGGTTGCGGCAGAAGAGCTGAACCAGATGATTGAGATGTGCGAAGATCACGACCCCAATCTGCTTCTCACAGTCGCACGTGAGCTTACATCTGCGGGGGTCAACGAAGCCTACCGCTCAATTGAGCCTCAAGATGCCGGCATCGACCAATTCGCGATCCACGGATCGGTAGATGAATACGAACTCTAG
- a CDS encoding DUF6494 family protein gives MSEDFNMSMRKFLKQVGVTSQQAIEQALRDQGTSGKTYTARATITIQELGLTHEVTGDIKGQD, from the coding sequence ATGTCAGAAGATTTCAACATGTCAATGCGCAAGTTCCTCAAGCAAGTCGGTGTTACCTCACAACAAGCCATCGAGCAGGCATTGCGCGATCAAGGCACCAGTGGCAAAACCTATACAGCACGCGCAACCATCACCATCCAAGAACTTGGTCTGACCCACGAGGTCACAGGCGACATCAAAGGGCAGGACTAA
- a CDS encoding ABC transporter permease, whose amino-acid sequence MNDLWAGMLQAFWMVASFDQELAEITLRSLQVTLIALAIGTSIALPLAALLAVRRFRWRRGVIAVLNALMGLPPVVVGLLVYVMLSRSGPFGILGLLFTPTAMIIAQVIIIVPLIASIAHQSLRELWSEYHDLLISINVTQVQKMRTLLWDARRALLTASLAGFGRAIGEVGAIMIVGGNIDHATRVLTTAIALETGKGDFALALALGFILIALAISVNLMIHWLSRTEQEGRW is encoded by the coding sequence ATGAATGACCTGTGGGCAGGTATGTTGCAGGCATTTTGGATGGTGGCGAGCTTTGACCAAGAGCTTGCAGAAATTACATTGCGTTCCTTGCAAGTGACCTTAATCGCTTTGGCGATTGGCACATCCATCGCCCTGCCACTCGCCGCACTATTGGCTGTTCGCCGATTTCGATGGCGGCGGGGTGTCATAGCCGTGCTGAACGCTTTGATGGGTTTGCCGCCGGTTGTTGTTGGGCTGCTTGTCTATGTGATGCTGTCACGCTCAGGCCCGTTCGGTATTTTGGGTTTGCTGTTCACCCCTACGGCCATGATCATCGCACAGGTCATCATTATCGTGCCGTTGATTGCCAGTATCGCGCATCAGTCGTTGCGTGAATTGTGGTCAGAATATCATGATCTGCTCATATCGATTAATGTGACGCAGGTGCAAAAAATGCGAACCCTTTTGTGGGATGCGCGCCGCGCCCTTCTGACGGCATCTTTGGCCGGATTTGGCCGCGCTATTGGAGAGGTGGGCGCGATCATGATTGTAGGCGGCAATATTGATCATGCCACGCGGGTTCTGACCACGGCGATAGCGCTTGAGACGGGTAAGGGTGACTTTGCTTTGGCGCTCGCTTTGGGTTTCATCCTCATTGCCCTGGCGATCAGCGTGAACCTGATGATCCATTGGCTCAGCCGAACCGAGCAGGAGGGACGCTGGTGA
- a CDS encoding ATP-binding cassette domain-containing protein: MSALFPLKIRGAQTSRRGKVLVGPIDLDLDGAGVTVVIGPNGSGKTTMLRLLHGTARLTGGTIEWACGTQEARHHQAFVFQRPVMLRRSVIDNIAYPLRMRGTARKAAHKQASDWAERIGLDHMLDRSANVLSGGEQQKLALVRALITKPKVLFLDEPSASLDGRAMREIEEILLSAKQAGTRLILSTHDFGQARRLADEVVFLLHGRVHEQGPAVEFFEAPKTAQARAFLKGDIVE; the protein is encoded by the coding sequence GTGAGCGCGCTATTTCCTCTTAAGATCCGTGGTGCTCAAACATCGCGGCGGGGCAAAGTGTTGGTCGGCCCGATCGACCTTGATCTCGACGGGGCAGGGGTCACGGTGGTTATCGGACCAAACGGGTCTGGCAAAACCACGATGCTGCGCTTGCTGCATGGCACTGCGCGGTTAACTGGCGGCACAATTGAGTGGGCATGCGGTACTCAAGAGGCCCGGCACCATCAGGCGTTTGTGTTCCAGCGTCCCGTGATGTTGCGCCGCTCTGTCATCGACAATATTGCTTATCCGTTACGCATGAGAGGCACCGCAAGGAAAGCGGCCCACAAACAGGCCAGCGACTGGGCAGAACGCATCGGTTTGGACCACATGTTGGACCGCTCTGCCAACGTCTTGTCCGGTGGCGAGCAACAAAAACTGGCCTTGGTTCGCGCTTTGATCACCAAGCCCAAAGTGTTATTTTTGGATGAGCCATCAGCGTCGTTAGACGGCCGTGCCATGCGCGAGATCGAAGAAATCCTTCTAAGTGCTAAACAAGCGGGTACACGGCTGATTTTGTCGACACATGATTTTGGACAGGCCCGCCGGCTTGCAGATGAGGTCGTCTTTTTGCTGCACGGGCGTGTGCACGAGCAAGGTCCGGCAGTTGAATTTTTTGAGGCACCCAAGACTGCCCAAGCGCGTGCATTTCTAAAAGGAGATATCGTAGAATGA
- a CDS encoding cytochrome c — protein MIWILVCLPLGAWADDRLVRLYAPVELIETGVMRHILPRFTLKTQVRVELVASPDQADMAWGTDGVALFQHGEMIWQMALQDAPHAGTARFADWLSGEVGQRTILGFAPEGTPLFLAPAKVAEAEIKIEYDGDPKAGFTSAKTKCGRCHAVDDGGRMNDIGSTPSFFVLRVFENWEDRILSFYVLRPHRPFTQIKGVTEPFAINAPPAIKPIEMTLDELDDVVAYVATLEAAELGAPLVHQ, from the coding sequence ATGATCTGGATTTTGGTTTGTTTGCCCCTTGGAGCTTGGGCGGATGACCGGTTGGTGCGTCTTTACGCCCCGGTTGAGTTGATTGAGACTGGAGTGATGCGTCATATTTTGCCCCGTTTCACGCTCAAGACCCAAGTGCGCGTTGAATTGGTCGCGTCGCCTGATCAGGCGGATATGGCGTGGGGGACAGACGGGGTTGCGCTGTTTCAACACGGCGAGATGATCTGGCAAATGGCGCTGCAGGATGCTCCGCACGCTGGCACTGCGCGGTTTGCAGATTGGTTGAGCGGCGAGGTCGGGCAACGGACGATATTGGGGTTTGCCCCTGAAGGTACTCCGTTGTTTTTGGCCCCGGCCAAAGTTGCTGAGGCAGAAATTAAGATCGAATATGACGGCGATCCGAAGGCGGGGTTCACCTCTGCCAAGACCAAATGCGGGCGTTGCCATGCGGTGGATGACGGGGGCCGCATGAATGACATTGGATCCACACCTAGCTTTTTCGTGCTGCGGGTTTTTGAGAATTGGGAAGACCGCATTTTGTCGTTTTATGTTCTGCGTCCTCATCGGCCGTTTACCCAAATCAAAGGGGTTACCGAACCCTTTGCCATCAACGCTCCGCCTGCGATCAAGCCCATCGAGATGACGCTCGATGAACTGGATGACGTAGTGGCCTACGTCGCAACGCTTGAGGCTGCTGAACTGGGCGCGCCGCTGGTTCATCAGTGA
- a CDS encoding twin-arginine translocation pathway signal protein, translating to MSRKEDGASRRDFLKLAGTSAPLAVAAVVASGGTAQAAEPDLSSDKMQDTLHTRAYLDSAKF from the coding sequence ATGAGCAGAAAAGAAGACGGTGCAAGCCGGCGCGATTTTCTGAAACTGGCCGGCACATCGGCACCGCTTGCGGTTGCAGCTGTTGTGGCCAGCGGGGGCACTGCGCAAGCAGCCGAACCCGACCTTTCGTCAGACAAGATGCAGGATACCCTGCACACGCGTGCCTATTTGGACAGCGCAAAGTTCTGA
- a CDS encoding TorD/DmsD family molecular chaperone: MSEALQTKVAEEDRLRADLYNFLGVLLSGPPDETLLTMTAGLSGDESPLGQATTTLAKMAKLSKVKTVGSEYNKLFIGLGRGELLPYASYYLTGFLNEKPLARLRDDMAVRGLQRADNVFEPEDNIASLMEMMGAMIVGRFGVEATLEQQKTFFNTHIAPWAAHFYSDLEGAKNSIFYASVATVGRTFMEIEAEAFRMSAG, encoded by the coding sequence ATGAGCGAAGCGCTGCAAACAAAAGTCGCCGAAGAAGACCGCCTGCGGGCAGATCTCTATAACTTTCTTGGTGTGCTGCTGTCCGGTCCGCCGGACGAAACCCTACTAACGATGACAGCGGGCCTTTCAGGGGATGAAAGCCCACTGGGTCAAGCGACCACGACGCTGGCCAAAATGGCAAAGCTATCCAAGGTCAAAACGGTCGGCAGTGAATATAACAAACTGTTCATCGGTTTGGGGCGCGGCGAGTTGCTTCCATATGCCAGCTACTACTTAACCGGGTTCCTCAACGAGAAGCCACTGGCACGGCTGCGTGATGACATGGCGGTGCGCGGGCTTCAGCGGGCAGACAATGTGTTTGAGCCCGAAGACAATATCGCCAGCTTGATGGAAATGATGGGCGCGATGATTGTCGGGCGCTTTGGCGTTGAGGCTACGTTGGAGCAGCAAAAGACGTTCTTCAACACACATATTGCGCCTTGGGCGGCGCATTTTTATTCAGATCTCGAAGGGGCAAAGAACTCAATTTTCTACGCGTCCGTGGCCACAGTTGGCCGCACGTTTATGGAAATCGAAGCCGAAGCCTTTCGGATGAGCGCGGGTTAA
- a CDS encoding substrate-binding domain-containing protein produces the protein MKTLIVALWLAVLGTTAVAGDVMKVAVTTSFYNSGLADVLLPQIAEDLDLEVQLLVVGTGQAIKLGQAGDVDAILVHSRAAEEAFVDGGYGTHRREIMYNDFVVIGPQNDPAGVSSTQAASAALQAIAAAQSPFVSRGDDSGTHKKELSLWSGAGLKAEGYGSWYRAVGAGMGAALNTASGMNAYILSDRASWLNFGNKGDLALLFSGDPVLFNQYAFLPVNPELHWHVKSVLATKLEGWLTSPRAADLINGYQINGKTLFTFNAVPD, from the coding sequence ATGAAGACCCTGATTGTTGCTCTATGGCTGGCCGTCTTGGGCACCACTGCTGTCGCGGGTGACGTGATGAAAGTGGCTGTCACCACCTCGTTTTATAACTCTGGGCTGGCCGACGTTCTTTTGCCGCAGATTGCCGAAGATTTGGATCTTGAAGTTCAGTTATTGGTGGTTGGCACAGGCCAAGCAATTAAGCTGGGGCAGGCGGGAGATGTTGACGCGATTTTGGTCCATTCGCGTGCAGCAGAAGAGGCATTCGTGGACGGGGGGTATGGCACGCACCGACGCGAAATCATGTACAATGACTTTGTTGTCATTGGTCCGCAAAATGACCCCGCTGGCGTGAGTTCAACGCAAGCAGCATCCGCTGCTTTGCAAGCGATCGCAGCCGCTCAATCGCCTTTTGTCAGCCGAGGGGACGACAGCGGGACGCATAAAAAGGAGCTCAGTCTGTGGAGCGGTGCGGGCCTGAAAGCCGAGGGTTATGGCAGCTGGTACAGGGCTGTTGGGGCAGGGATGGGGGCGGCGTTGAACACGGCGTCAGGCATGAATGCCTACATCCTATCAGACCGCGCAAGCTGGCTGAACTTTGGCAACAAGGGCGATCTGGCGTTGTTGTTTTCGGGTGATCCGGTCTTGTTCAACCAATATGCATTCCTGCCGGTTAATCCAGAATTGCACTGGCACGTCAAATCAGTCCTTGCAACAAAACTCGAAGGTTGGCTGACATCGCCGCGCGCAGCCGATTTGATTAACGGCTATCAGATCAACGGTAAAACTCTGTTTACTTTCAACGCCGTGCCTGACTGA
- a CDS encoding DUF3305 domain-containing protein, translated as MPVGVVLRRTPGVTRWAPFAWTASGILTGAPEVSWRELRREGDAVEYHAATHVLELHGAETEAYLHGLSSQVPCVYVVMRESECSDFPLEVLLVTASPYEAQDYTDSGEELVEKVPMPAGLIAWVRDFVEKYHQEEVFVKRKRDRKRIDEKEDGIGDGRISQLGDVYRSPTSARKERLQ; from the coding sequence ATACCAGTGGGTGTGGTGCTGCGGCGCACGCCGGGTGTTACGCGTTGGGCACCCTTTGCATGGACCGCTAGCGGTATTTTGACCGGTGCTCCAGAGGTCTCGTGGCGAGAGTTACGCAGGGAAGGGGACGCGGTGGAATACCATGCGGCGACCCATGTGCTTGAATTGCACGGCGCTGAAACTGAAGCCTACCTTCACGGTCTGTCGTCGCAGGTGCCGTGTGTCTATGTCGTGATGCGTGAAAGCGAATGTTCAGATTTTCCGCTGGAAGTTCTGCTGGTCACTGCTTCGCCTTACGAAGCACAGGACTACACAGACAGCGGTGAGGAATTGGTTGAAAAGGTTCCGATGCCCGCAGGGTTGATCGCGTGGGTTCGCGACTTTGTTGAGAAGTACCACCAAGAAGAAGTTTTCGTGAAACGCAAACGGGACCGTAAGCGGATCGACGAGAAAGAAGACGGTATCGGCGATGGCCGTATTTCTCAGCTTGGGGATGTTTACCGTTCGCCAACTTCGGCCCGTAAGGAGCGCTTGCAATGA
- a CDS encoding 4Fe-4S binding protein has translation MSKRLITCDCVGSQAIDAEAISNATGIEVAKPCTMLCTTEISVAAAALTQGDAIICCSQESRRFVALAEELGVDPAPTFDLRDRAGWTSDTGNNVPKMSALAAEALLSAAPSKSLDVISEGLCLIIGKADVALQMAENLREHLGVTVLLEDPKDVPDTRDFDVIVGKLRRASGALGQFDVVIDALQLIEPGGRGTPNLTDPRQGGSSQCDILIDLRGETPLFPAHEKREGYLRADPSHAAAVAAATLAASHMVGTFEKPLYVTTNSLLCAHSRAEQTGCTRCLDLCPTGAIVPDGDHVTVDPMICAGCGACSAVCPSGAISYDAPPVEMIFRRIQTLAKTFTDAGGDAPRLLVVNAHGSEMISLSARHGSGLPVDVIPLEMSALNAFGHAEAIAALAAGFASVTILPGPSTDMDALNAQISLATALAGSDQISILNVTDPDAMSDALFGADVPSPIETPVRPMGTRRQITRQSARALHPNTETLALPEGAPYGAVLIDKESCTLCLSCVSLCPSGALLDNPDQPQLRFQEDACLQCGICASVCPEDAIGYEPRLNLADSALSQEVLNEEEPFACVECGELFGVKSTIEKITEKLSGHSMFSDPGKLRMIQMCDNCRINVQYHSDGNPLQGADRPKVRTSEDYFAKRRDH, from the coding sequence ATGTCTAAGCGATTGATAACATGCGACTGTGTAGGTAGTCAGGCCATTGACGCTGAGGCAATATCAAACGCGACCGGTATTGAGGTCGCAAAGCCCTGCACAATGCTCTGCACAACTGAAATTAGCGTCGCGGCTGCCGCCCTGACCCAGGGTGATGCAATTATTTGTTGCAGCCAAGAGAGCCGCCGTTTTGTGGCTTTGGCCGAGGAACTAGGTGTCGATCCAGCCCCCACCTTCGACCTGCGTGACCGGGCCGGCTGGACTTCAGATACGGGCAATAATGTGCCCAAAATGTCCGCATTGGCTGCCGAGGCGCTTTTGTCCGCCGCGCCCAGCAAGTCCCTAGATGTCATTTCCGAGGGGCTTTGCCTCATCATCGGCAAGGCGGATGTCGCGCTCCAGATGGCAGAAAACCTTAGGGAACATCTGGGGGTTACGGTACTTCTTGAAGATCCCAAAGACGTTCCAGATACCCGTGACTTTGATGTGATTGTCGGAAAGTTGCGTCGCGCTTCAGGCGCGTTGGGACAATTTGACGTTGTCATCGACGCGCTGCAGCTGATCGAGCCCGGAGGGCGCGGCACCCCCAATCTGACAGATCCCCGCCAAGGCGGTTCGTCGCAATGTGACATTCTGATAGATTTGCGCGGCGAGACGCCCCTGTTTCCTGCACATGAAAAACGCGAAGGATACCTGCGCGCTGATCCCAGCCACGCAGCCGCAGTCGCCGCTGCAACACTTGCGGCTTCGCATATGGTTGGTACGTTTGAAAAACCTCTTTATGTGACGACAAACAGCCTGCTTTGCGCCCATTCGCGCGCTGAACAAACAGGCTGCACCAGATGCCTTGACCTGTGCCCGACCGGCGCAATTGTCCCCGATGGCGACCACGTCACCGTTGATCCGATGATCTGTGCGGGCTGCGGTGCTTGCTCAGCGGTCTGCCCGTCTGGCGCAATCAGCTATGATGCACCGCCCGTCGAAATGATCTTTCGCCGGATACAGACGTTGGCCAAGACTTTCACAGATGCCGGCGGCGATGCACCCCGCTTGTTGGTCGTAAACGCGCATGGTTCTGAGATGATCTCACTGTCCGCACGGCACGGCTCCGGCCTGCCTGTTGATGTCATTCCGTTGGAAATGTCTGCGCTGAATGCGTTTGGACATGCAGAGGCGATTGCCGCTCTTGCTGCTGGCTTTGCAAGTGTCACGATCCTGCCTGGCCCTTCGACAGACATGGATGCTTTGAATGCGCAAATCTCGCTTGCGACCGCATTGGCGGGTTCCGACCAGATCAGCATCCTGAACGTAACAGACCCCGACGCGATGTCGGATGCCCTTTTTGGGGCGGATGTGCCCAGCCCTATCGAAACACCTGTTCGCCCGATGGGCACGCGCCGTCAAATTACCCGACAGTCGGCGCGCGCGTTGCACCCAAATACCGAGACGTTGGCGCTGCCAGAGGGCGCTCCATACGGTGCCGTACTGATCGACAAGGAAAGCTGTACGCTGTGCTTGTCCTGCGTTTCGCTTTGCCCATCTGGCGCTCTGCTTGATAATCCTGACCAGCCGCAACTGCGCTTTCAAGAGGACGCATGCCTACAATGCGGCATCTGCGCCAGTGTCTGCCCAGAGGACGCTATCGGGTATGAACCACGACTGAACCTTGCCGACAGTGCCCTCAGCCAAGAAGTGCTGAACGAGGAAGAGCCCTTTGCCTGTGTCGAGTGTGGTGAATTGTTCGGTGTGAAATCAACGATCGAAAAGATCACCGAAAAGCTGAGCGGTCACTCAATGTTCTCGGATCCTGGCAAGCTGCGTATGATCCAGATGTGCGACAACTGTCGGATCAACGTTCAATACCATAGCGATGGTAACCCCCTTCAAGGTGCTGATCGGCCAAAGGTGCGCACGTCAGAAGATTATTTCGCAAAGCGACGCGATCACTGA
- a CDS encoding biotin/lipoate--protein ligase family protein has protein sequence MSTADLSLPPLLWDEVANGPAFDHACLRATQGCDAGLIAHDLGANTLQVALVFAPEVPLADAVAMLPLCAVGFQNALGALAPPEVAVHLGWDGGVRINGASCGQFKMAASDPDPTAVPDWLVVGFTLPLWPENEDAGGDTPNETTLYAEGCVEVQAPALVEAFARHTLNWIGRWEDLGTKPLYDEWRGIAYGIGEDVQRNGIAGTFVGVDERFGMLLRHGETTDLIPLTTLLEATP, from the coding sequence ATGAGCACAGCTGACCTTAGCCTGCCACCCCTTCTGTGGGATGAGGTCGCAAATGGACCTGCGTTCGATCATGCCTGTTTGCGCGCAACGCAAGGCTGTGACGCAGGTCTGATTGCCCATGATCTGGGGGCCAACACACTACAGGTGGCCCTCGTTTTTGCACCCGAGGTGCCATTGGCGGATGCGGTTGCGATGCTGCCGCTCTGCGCCGTGGGATTTCAAAATGCGTTGGGTGCTTTGGCACCACCTGAAGTGGCCGTACATCTGGGTTGGGACGGTGGCGTGCGCATCAACGGCGCGTCCTGCGGACAGTTCAAGATGGCGGCCTCGGACCCTGATCCGACGGCCGTCCCTGACTGGTTGGTGGTGGGTTTCACCCTACCCCTCTGGCCTGAAAACGAAGACGCGGGCGGCGACACACCGAATGAGACCACACTTTACGCTGAAGGCTGCGTCGAGGTGCAGGCCCCTGCCCTTGTCGAGGCATTTGCGCGCCACACCCTGAACTGGATTGGCCGCTGGGAAGATCTGGGCACCAAACCATTGTATGATGAATGGCGCGGCATCGCCTACGGTATCGGCGAAGACGTGCAACGCAATGGTATCGCGGGCACTTTTGTGGGCGTTGATGAACGCTTTGGCATGTTGCTGCGCCACGGCGAAACGACCGACCTGATCCCCTTAACTACTTTGCTGGAGGCCACGCCATGA
- a CDS encoding DUF3306 domain-containing protein has product MSDFWSKRKAAVEAETNAELVEAHEVALEASTAEKTDAEILEELGLPDPDTMQEGDDFSAFMSDLVPARLKTRALRKLWRLNPVLANIDGLVDYGEDFTDAAMVIENMQTTYQVGKGMMAHVKELARQALEKEEGAQDTPVETDEDDEPTIEELIAADVNEDAPEEVVVALTDTVAEPETAPNPAHHRMQFHFEDQHPA; this is encoded by the coding sequence ATGAGCGACTTTTGGAGCAAACGCAAAGCCGCCGTCGAGGCCGAGACTAATGCTGAGTTGGTTGAAGCACATGAAGTTGCGCTTGAAGCATCAACTGCGGAAAAGACTGATGCGGAAATATTGGAAGAACTGGGATTACCCGATCCCGATACCATGCAAGAGGGCGATGATTTCAGCGCCTTCATGTCAGATTTGGTCCCCGCACGCCTTAAGACGCGCGCGCTGCGCAAGCTTTGGCGGTTGAATCCGGTGCTGGCGAATATTGATGGCCTCGTTGATTACGGCGAAGATTTCACCGATGCTGCAATGGTGATTGAGAACATGCAGACGACCTATCAGGTCGGCAAAGGCATGATGGCACATGTCAAAGAGCTGGCACGCCAAGCCCTGGAGAAAGAAGAAGGGGCTCAGGATACGCCTGTCGAGACAGACGAAGACGATGAGCCAACGATAGAAGAGCTGATCGCGGCGGATGTTAATGAGGACGCACCTGAGGAAGTTGTTGTCGCCTTGACCGACACTGTCGCAGAGCCAGAGACCGCTCCAAATCCGGCGCACCACCGGATGCAATTTCACTTTGAGGATCAACACCCAGCATGA
- a CDS encoding Mrp/NBP35 family ATP-binding protein codes for MADREAVLDVLKSISDVVSEGDIVSAGVMRALNVEPDGTVRFVMEIAPSAAKEYEAVKAEAETKLAALDGVETVSIVLTGHSAQPAPPQLKPQKSAEPTGPQKIPGIGRILAIASGKGGVGKSTVSANLACALAAQGRRVGLLDADMYGPSQPRMMGVSGRPASPDGKIILPMRNHGVTMMSIGLMTNDDQAVVWRGPMLMGALQQMITHVQWGALDVLIVDLPPGTGDVQMTLSQKAHVDGAIIVSTPQDVALIDARKGIDMFQQLKVPLVGMIENMSTHICSSCGHEEHVFGHGGVAAEAAKLDIPLLAEIPLHLDIRLAADGGAPIVVSQPDSSQAAAFIDVAKHLIEKDLA; via the coding sequence TTGGCCGATCGTGAAGCAGTTCTGGATGTTCTGAAATCCATCTCCGATGTGGTCAGTGAAGGCGATATCGTCTCCGCAGGAGTCATGCGGGCCCTAAATGTTGAACCGGATGGTACCGTTCGGTTTGTGATGGAGATCGCGCCCAGTGCTGCCAAGGAATATGAGGCCGTAAAGGCAGAAGCAGAAACCAAACTGGCGGCTTTGGATGGTGTCGAAACGGTCTCTATCGTTTTGACCGGTCATTCCGCACAGCCTGCGCCACCTCAACTTAAGCCTCAAAAATCAGCAGAACCTACCGGTCCGCAGAAGATCCCTGGTATTGGCAGAATTCTCGCCATCGCTTCGGGGAAAGGCGGCGTTGGCAAATCGACAGTCTCTGCGAACCTTGCCTGTGCATTGGCCGCTCAAGGACGGCGCGTTGGGTTGCTGGACGCCGATATGTACGGCCCGTCCCAGCCCCGCATGATGGGCGTTTCAGGCCGCCCCGCCAGCCCGGATGGCAAGATAATCCTGCCGATGCGCAATCACGGCGTTACGATGATGTCCATCGGTTTGATGACCAATGACGATCAGGCAGTTGTCTGGCGCGGCCCGATGTTGATGGGCGCATTGCAGCAGATGATCACGCACGTGCAGTGGGGCGCGCTGGATGTTTTGATCGTTGATCTGCCGCCCGGCACGGGTGACGTTCAAATGACCCTCAGCCAAAAGGCGCATGTGGATGGGGCAATCATTGTCTCGACGCCACAGGACGTCGCGCTGATTGATGCCCGCAAAGGGATCGACATGTTCCAACAGTTGAAAGTACCCTTGGTTGGTATGATCGAGAATATGTCGACCCACATCTGTTCGTCCTGCGGTCACGAAGAACATGTCTTTGGCCATGGCGGTGTTGCGGCTGAAGCGGCGAAGCTGGATATCCCGCTGTTGGCCGAAATACCCCTGCATCTGGATATTCGTCTTGCTGCTGATGGCGGTGCTCCGATTGTGGTTAGCCAACCAGACTCGTCCCAGGCTGCAGCCTTTATTGATGTCGCTAAACACTTGATCGAAAAAGACCTCGCATGA